One genomic window of Cannabis sativa cultivar Pink pepper isolate KNU-18-1 chromosome 2, ASM2916894v1, whole genome shotgun sequence includes the following:
- the LOC115719621 gene encoding cyanogenic beta-glucosidase-like, with amino-acid sequence MVLLIGVIKSSISTINNIPTQYNTCSLNRSSFPTGFLFGTSSSAYQYEGGAQEGGKGPSIWDTYTHKHPDKIKDGSNGDVAVDAYHRYKEDVKIMKEMGLDAYRFSISWPRLLPSGKLSGGVNKEGIKYYNNLINELLANGLKPFVTLFHWDLPQALEDEYGGFLSPNIVHHFKEYTELCFKEFGDRVKHWITLNEPIAYSVAGYATGMFPPGRCSEWQHMNCTAGNSGTEPYLVTHHQLLAHAASARLYKDKYQVRRP; translated from the exons ATGGTGTTGTTAATTGGTGTAATTAAATCATCAATATCAACCATTAATAATATTCCTACTCAATATAACACTTGTTCACTCAATCGTTCAAGTTTTCCAACTGGTTTTCTCTTTGGGACATCTTCCTCAGCTTATCAG tacgAAGGTGGTGCCCAAGAAGGTGGCAAGGGACCAAGTATATGGGATACTTACACACACAAACATCCAg ATAAGATAAAGGACGGTAGCAATGGCGATGTGGCTGTTGATGCATATCATCGCTATAAG GAGGATGTGAAAATTATGAAGGAAATGGGATTGGATGCTTATAGATTCTCTATCTCATGGCCAAGATTGCTACCAA GTGGAAAGCTAAGTGGGGGAGTGAACAAGGAAGGAATCAAATACTACAACAACCTAATTAATGAACTCCTAGCCAATG GCTTAAAACCATTTGTAACACTCTTCCACTGGGATCTTCCCCAAGCCTTAGAAGATGAATATGGGGGTTTCTTAAGCCCTAACATAGT GCACCATTTCAAGGAGTATACAGAGCTATGTTTCAAGGAATTTGGTGATAGAGTGAAGCATTGGATCACATTGAATGAGCCAATAGCTTATAGTGTGGCTGGTTATGCAACAGGAATGTTCCCACCAGGAAGGTGTTCCGAATGGCAACACATGAATTGTACGGCTGGGAATTCTGGCACCGAGCCATATTTGGTCACGCACCACCAACTTCTCGCTCATGCAGCCTCGGCTAGGCTTTACAAGGACAAGTATCAGGTACGTCGACCTTAA
- the LOC115720530 gene encoding lipoxygenase 2, chloroplastic, whose amino-acid sequence MLKPHVQVTSGQTSVVLNKPFIHGNYHFQSPFSLLVPSKHTNKNNVGVSISHGGKGNNIIKASLLGRLVSSKDKTATERITVSVVVQRETAPLIEKPQSLRDKTNDFLGVANFSVELISTQKDPETGKQRKMKCFPESKKGGKEDKVMNYEAKVDIPKDFGDVGAVIIENDFEREIYMKTISLHYHSSDDKFVNFSCESWVQSKRDVPRDQQLRLFFSDKSYLPSQTPSGLKELRNEELKRLRGNGKGERKEYERVYDYDVYNDLGVPDKSSDLTRPVLGGPQHPYPRRCRTGRPQTKTDLSSESRSKTAFYVPRDETFAEVKQNDFASRRIALGIKSLIPFLESNMFDEKFPNFTDIDKMFKEGYEITDKSISGDKSIKEMLALHVGTKLYSSVLVAESLVDNVIKFKQPPTADMDKFFWFRDEEFARQTIAGLNPCCLQLVTEWPLKSELDPSIYGPQESKITTEIVEQQLKAYDYTLHDARREKKLYLLDYHDVLLPYVSKVRKLEKRTLYGSRTLFFLTPYGTLMPMAIELTRPPMDGKPQWKEVYTPNSNWHSTDIWLWKLAKAHVLAHDATVHQLVSHWLRTHCCVEPYVIATNRQLSAMHPINRLLQPHLRYTMEINALARNILISAGGIIESIFAPGKYCLELSSVIYDKQWRFDLQGLPADLIHRGMAVEDETCEHGLRLTIEDYPYANDGLLIWDAIKEWVSEYINHYYANSSEIESDEELQEWWKEIRTVGHADKKEGWPDLKTREDLIDIVTNIAWIASGHHAAVNFGQYAFAAYFPNRPPVTRTNMPSEEKESKPEVWKAFKANPEDTILKCFPSQREAALNMLALDLLSTHASDEEYLGHHVESAWKDDSKIFESFKKFQQRIKKIEDIIDERNDDENLKNRHGAGILPYEFLKPFSEKGITNKGVPYSISI is encoded by the exons TTTTCAATCTCCATTTTCATTGTTAGTGCCCTCTAAACACACTAACAAAAATAATGTTGGTGTTTCAATTTCTCATGGTGGCAAAGGCAATAATATTATCAAAGCTAGTTTACTTGGTCGATTGGTATCAAGTAAAGACAAAACAGCCACTGAGAGAATTACAGTTAGTGTTGTGGTACAACGTGAAACAGCTCCATTAATTGAGAAACCCCAGAGTTTGAGGGATAAAACTAATGATTTTCTTGGTGTAGCAAATTTCAGTGTTGAGCTCATTAGTACTCAAAAAGATCCTG AAACTGGAAAGCAAAGAAAGATGAAATGTTTCCCAGAATCAAAAAAAGGTGGGAAAGAGGACAAGGTGATGAACtatgaagcaaaggttgatatTCCAAAGGATTTTGGTGATGTTggtgctgttattattgaaaatGATTTCGAAAGAGAGATTTACATGAAAACTATTTCACTCCATTACCACTCTTCCGACGATAAGTTTGTTAATTTCTCCTGCGAATCATGGGTTCAATCCAAGCGCGATGTCCCCCGCGATCAACAATTGAGGCTCTTTTTCTCCGACAAG tCATATTTACCATCACAAACACCAAGTGGGCTAAAGGAATTGAGAAATGAAGAACTGAAAAGATTGAGAGGAAATGGGAAAGGAGAGAGAAAGGAGTATGAGAGAGTGTATGATTATGATGTGTATAATGATCTTGGTGTTCCTGATAAAAGTTCAGACCTCACTAGACCAGTTCTTGGTGGTCCTCAACATCCTTATCCAAGACGTTGTAGGACTGGTCGTCCTCAAACTAAAACtg aTTTATCATCGGAGTCAAGGAGTAAGACTGCGTTCTATGTTCCTCGAGATGAAACATTTGCTGAAGTAAAACAAAATGATTTCGCGTCGAGGAGAATAGCATTAGGGATTAAAAGCCTAATTCCATTCTTAGAAAGCAACATGTTTGATGAAAAATTCCCGAATTTCACAGATATTGACAAAATGTTCAAAGAAGGTTACGAAATCACTGATAAATCGATCTCGGGAGACAAGTCAATCAAAGAAATGTTGGCATTACATGTTGGAACTAAACTCTACTCATCTGTTTTGGTTGCTGAAAGCCTTGTTGATAATGTTATTAAGTTTAAACAACCACCCACTGCTGATA TGGACAAGTTCTTTTGGTTTAGAGATGAAGAATTTGCTAGACAAACTATTGCTGGTCTCAACCCTTGTTGTCTTCAATTAGTGACG GAATGGCCACTAAAGAGTGAACTCGACCCTTCTATTTATGGTCCCCAAGAATCAAAAATCACTACAGAAATCGTTGAACAACAACTTAAAGCTTATGACTATACATTGCACgat GCTAGAAGAGAGAAGAAGTTGTACTTATTAGATTACCATGATGTGTTACTACCATATGTGAGTAAAGTAAGGAAATTGGAAAAAAGAACACTCTATGGATCAAGAACCTTATTTTTCTTAACTCCATATGGGACATTAATGCCTATGGCTATTGAGTTAACTAGGCCACCCATGGATGGTAAGCCACAATGGAAGGAAGTCTATACCCCAAATAGTAATTGGCATTCTACTGATATTTGGCTTTGGAAACTTGCAAAAGCTCATGTCCTTGCTCATGATGCCACTGTTCACCAACTCGTTAGTCATTG GCTAAGAACACATTGTTGTGTTGAACCTTATGTGATTGCAACAAATAGACAACTTAGTGCGATGCACCCGATTAACAGATTGTTGCAACCACATTTGAGGTACACGATGGAGATTAACGCTCTTGCTCGAAACATTTTGATTAGCGCAGGTGGTATTATTGAAAGTATTTTTGCACCTGGAAAATATTGTCTCGAGCTTAGTTCTGTTATTTATGATAAACAATGGCGATTCGATCTACAAGGCTTGCCTGCTGACCTAATCCACAG AGGTATGGCGGTTGAGGATGAAACATGTGAGCATGGTCTAAGACTGACAATCGAAGACTACCCTTACGCCAATGATGGTCTCCTAATATGGGACGCCATTAAAGAATGGGTTAGTGAGTATATTAATCATTACTATGCCAACTCAAGCGAGATTGAGAGTGATGAGGAGCTACAAGAATGGTGGAAGGAGATTCGAACAGTCGGTCATGCTGATAAGAAGGAGGGTTGGCCTGACCTAAAGACACGCGAAGACCTCATAGACATTGTGACGAACATAGCATGGATCGCGTCTGGTCACCATGCTGCTGTTAACTTTGGACAATATGCTTTTGCAGCCTATTTCCCAAACCGACCCCCGGTCACAAGAACCAACATGCCTTCAGAAGAAAAAGAGTCAAAACCTGAGGTTTGGAAAGCCTTTAAGGCGAATCCAGAAGACACAATTCTTAAGTGCTTTCCTTCACAGCGTGAAGCTGCGTTGAATATGCTTGCGTTGGACTTGTTGTCTACTCATGCGAGCGATGAGGAATATTTAGGGCATCATGTTGAGTCTGCTTGGAAGGATGATTCTAAGATCTTCGAATCATTCAAGAAATTCCAACAAAGGATCAAGAAAATTGAAGATATTATTGATGAGAGGAATGATGATGAGAATCTTAAGAATAGACATGGAGCTGGGATTTTGCCTTATGAGTTTCTTAAGCCTTTTTCAGAGAAAGGTATCACAAACAAAGGTGTCCCATACAGCATTTCTATTTAA